In Musa acuminata AAA Group cultivar baxijiao chromosome BXJ2-8, Cavendish_Baxijiao_AAA, whole genome shotgun sequence, one genomic interval encodes:
- the LOC135585662 gene encoding uncharacterized protein LOC135585662 has product MPSQHLKPSNHLRVARHATLGKERPTLRSPRKRGAMNSGCKSSLGCVDAREPVRANYKILYKWPESDVEFVKSMASGRRGETGGLDGHPGLDERRKRSAGPSVVDSYSCRQLYLRSYTFTKEESVPEKTKRCLRKVKETAAAVPLFSTRNTEKGGSVDMGSKRRRRKEEKENCANTRKLREMTHSALHAVFHRLLFCTASVDVVD; this is encoded by the exons ATGCCAAGCCAGCATTTAAAGCCTTCAAATCATTTGAGGGTGGCAAGGCATGCAACTTTGGGAAAAGAG AGACCAACACTGCGGAGTCCGAGGAAGAGAGGAGCCATGAACTCGGGGTGCAAGTCTTCCCTGGGCTGCGTGGACGCGCGCGAGCCGGTGAGGGCCAACTACAAGATCCTTTACAAGTGGCCGGAGTCCGACGTCGAGTTCGTGAAGTCGATGGCGTCGGGAAGACGAGGCGAGACAGGTGGCCTCGACGGCCACCCCGGCCTTGACGAGAGGCGGAAGCGGAGCGCAGGTCCCAGCGTGGTGGATAGCTACTCCTGCCGGCAGCTGTACTTGAGGAGCTACACCTTCACCAAGGAGGAGTCGGTCCCGGAGAAGACGAAGCGGTGCTTGAGAAAGGTCAAGGAGACGGCCGCCGCCGTGCCCCTCTTCAGCACCAGGAACACCGAGAAAGGTGGCAGCGTCGACATGGGTAgcaagcggaggaggaggaaggaggaaaaggAGAATTGCGCGAATACGAGGAAGCTGAGGGAGATGACGCACTCTGCGCTGCACGCCGTCTTCCATCGCCTCCTGTTCTGCACCGCCAGCGTCGACGTGGTGGATTGA
- the LOC103995435 gene encoding histone H4 translates to MSGRGKGGKGLGKGGAKRHRKVLRDNIQGITKPAIRRLARRGGVKRISGLIYEETRGVLKIFLENVIRDAVTYTEHARRKTVTAMDVVYALKRQGRTLYGFGG, encoded by the coding sequence ATGTCGGGGCGAGGGAAGGGAGGGAAAGGGTTAGGAAAGGGCGGGGCGAAGCGTCACCGCAAGGTGCTGCGCGATAACATCCAGGGCATCACCAAGCCAGCCATCCGGCGATTGGCGAGGCGCGGCGGCGTCAAGCGCATCAGCGGCCTCATCTACGAGGAGACCCGCGGCGTCCTCAAGATCTTCCTCGAGAACGTCATCCGTGACGCCGTCACCTACACCGAGCACGCCCGCCGCAAGACTGTCACTGCCATGGACGTCGTGTATGCGCTCAAGAGGCAGGGCCGCACTCTCTATGGCTTCGGTGGTTAG
- the LOC135619633 gene encoding protein NETWORKED 2A-like: MLQRAASNAYSWWWASHIRTKQSKWLDGNLQEMEDIVKKMLKLIETNADSFAKRAELYFKRRPELISFVEDAYKAYRSLADRYDHISGELHKANHTIATAFPERVQYAMLDEEEDTIPKAITPIDPSKINRRTVEGLMNKKKESESSTRKARKKSSPSPIDKEKAQEDISKLQKGILVLQTEKEFIKSSYESGIAKYWEIEKQIMEMQEEVCCLQDEFSTSAVIEDEEARAIMTSTVLKSCDDTIVNMQEQRKKSLEQAKVESERTKIAKAKVKALRGEYCQSEVESTEMSDENTEMTFAAENMEEDYSLNKMRTELQSVCEKIKEHFKMNPESSVIEIAEKIEELANKVITLELTVSSHAVQINRLTSENDELEKCIQSFKEDKSILIDDPNELSKRFKEAEDEIGRVQAIKKIVHDEEANFCENYVEAQHSLNGVLEKLQPPKPLENACVGDASPEEEVSGKIHDMKGDLVEEIHTSQELGSCLEHPSQVEAGSQLESASEDPKKGNALEEKELSKVDLTNCLTSTKEIMLDGEEDTLNLQQLILSGLEGKENILLSECTSILRNYKETKRRLSEVEKKNEDYLQETMALIGKLKNDIAMKDEEIRLLRQTSASAKISRNGSVNTPVEESWHGQRRPEITRSSAMVTEHSKHQAFEVSEDLNTESAAARASSVVFRETRNPLSNDVDAQCINEPKSISPVEEKFRRDINSLLDESLEFWLKFSTSFHLIREFKAKYEDLQADISKLKGNKIKECTDNVSDDQASKPESARITTRLRELKTELHVWLEQGALLSGELQGRLSSLCDLQEEISSVVNMKPESGEALFTPFQAGSFQGEVMNMKQENGKVASELQVGIDQLRELQAEIEEQLSDLYENFQPFMLKSSSNDDLELALSRNTVPLRNFLFGVKPKKPSLLSRIQHSKLRAGRRKVDDRSKSSHC; encoded by the exons ATGCTGCAGAGGGCCGCGAGCAATGCGTACTCGTGGTGGTGGGCGAGCCACATCAGGACGAAGCAGTCGAAATGGCTCGACGGCAACCTCCAAG AGATGGAAGACATAGTGAAAAAAATGCTGAAGCTTATCGAGACCAATGCTGATTCCTTTGCTAAGAGGGCAGAGTTGTATTTTAAAAGGAGACCAGAGTTGATAAGCTTTGTGGAAGATGCTTACAAGGCTTATCGATCATTGGCTGATAGATATGACCACATTTCGGGAGAATTACACAAGGCCAACCACACCATAGCGACTGCTTTTCCTGAACGTGTTCAGTATGCAATGCTAGATGAGGAGGAGGATACCATTCCAAAAGCAATAACTCCAATTGATCCGAGTAAAATTAACAGGCGAACAGTAGAGGGATTAatgaacaagaaaaaggaaagtgAGTCATCGACAAGAAAAGCACGTAAAAAGAGTAGTCCATCTCCGATTGATAAAGAAAAGGCACAAGAAGATATAAGTAAGCTTCAGAAAGGAATTCTGGTTCTGCAGACTGAAAAAGAATTTATCAAGAGCTCGTACGAGTCTGGGATAGCTAAGTATTGGGAGATTGAGAAGCAAATCATGGAGATGCAAGAAGAAGTTTGTTGCTTGCAAGATGAGTTTAGTACAAGTGCGGTCATTGAAGATGAGGAGGCACGTGCCATAATGACATCAACagttcttaaatcttgtgatgatACCATAGTTAACATGCAGGAACAGCGGAAGAAATCATTGGAACAAGCAAAAGTAGAGTCCGAAAGAACTAAGATTGCTAAAGCAAAGGTGAAGGCTCTCAGAGGTGAGTATTGCCAATCTGAGGTGGAAAGTACAGAGATGTCTGATGAAAACACAGAAATGACCTTCGCTGCTGAAAACATGGAGGAAGACTATTCTCTAAATAAGATGAGGACCGAGTTACAGTCCGTATGTGAGAAAATAAAGGAACATTTCAAAATGAACCCTGAAAGTTCTGTGATTGAGATTGCAGAAAAGATAGAAGAGCTTGCAAACAAAGTTATCACATTGGAACTCACAGTTTCATCACATGCTGTGCAAATAAATCGATTGACTTCAGAAAACGATGAACTTGAAAAATGCATACAGTCGTTTAAAGAGGACAAAAGTATATTGATCGATGACCCAAATGAGTTGTCTAAAAGATTCAAAGAAGCTGAAGATGAAATAGGCAGAGTTCAGGCAATTAAGAAAATTGTCCATGATGAAGAAGCAAATTTCTGTGAAAATTATGTGGAGGCCCAGCATAGCCTCAATGGTGTTTTAGAGAAACTGCAGCCTCCTAAACCTCTGGAAAATGCTTGCGTTGGAGATGCATCCCCAGAGGAAGAGGTTTCCGGCAAAATCCATGACATGAAGGGAGATTTGGTAGAGGAGATTCATACATCTCAGGAACTTGGTTCTTGCCTAGAACATCCTTCCCAGGTTGAGGCTGGTTCTCAACTCGAAAGTGCTTCGGAGGACCCAAAGAAGGGAAATGCATTGGAGGAAAAAGAATTGTCAAAAGTAGATCTTACCAACTGTCTAACTAGCACCAAAGAGATCATGCTTGATGGAGAAGAGGATACTCTTAACTTGCAGCAACTAATTTTAAGTGGTTTAGAAGGCAAagagaatattttattatctgagTGCACATCAATCCTGAGAAATTACAAAGAGACAAAGAGAAGGCTCTCTGAGGTAGAGAAGAAGAATGAAGACTATCTTCAAGAAACAATGGCTCTGATAGGGAAACTGAAGAACGACATTGCTATGAAAGATGAGGAAATACGATTGCTGAGACAGACATCAGCCTCTGCAAAGATAAGTCGGAATGGTTCTGTGAACACTCCTGTTGAAGAATCTTGGCACGGTCAACGGAGACCTGAAATCACACGTAGCTCTGCGATGGTCACAGAGCACTCGAAGCATCAAGCTTTCGAGGTTTCCGAAGATCTAAATACTGAATCGGCTGCTGCAAGAGCTTCGTCTGTTGTGTTTAGAGAAACACGAAATCCCCTTTCAAATGACGTTGATGCACAGTGCATCAATGAGCCAAAGAGCATTTCTCCTGTCGAAGAAAAGTTCAGGAGGGATATCAATTCACTGCTTGATGAAAGTTTAGAATTTTGGCTGAAGTTCAGCACATCATTCCATCTCATACGCGAGTTCAAAGCCAAATACGAAGACCTACAAGCGGATATTAGTAAGCTGAAGGGCAACAAAATTAAAGAATGCACTGATAATGTTAGTGATGATCAAGCTAGCAAACCTGAATCAGCACGAATTACCACAAGACTTAGAGAATTGAAGACTGAACTCCATGTATGGTTGGAACAAGGTGCATTACTAAGTGGGGAGCTTCAAGGTAGGTTGTCATCTCTTTGTGACTTGCAAGAAGAGATATCCAGTGTTGTCAACATGAAACCAGAATCTGGAGAAGCCCTGTTCACTCCTTTTCAGGCGGGAAGTTTTCAAGGTGAGGTGATGAACATGAAACAGGAGAACGGTAAGGTTGCAAGTGAATTACAGGTGGGAATAGATCAACTGAGGGAGCTTCAAGCAGAAATTGAGGAACAGTTGTCTGATCTATATGAGAACTTTCAACCATTTATGTTAAAAAGCAGCAGTAATGATGACTTGGAACTTGCTCTGAGTAGGAACACGGTACCATTACGAAATTTCCTTTTTGGTGTGAAGCCTAAAAAACCATCTCTATTATCACGCATCCAACACAGTAAGCTTAGAGCTGGGCGCCGGAAAGTTGATGACAG GTCTAAATCTTCTCACTGCTGA